TGGCAATGCATCGTAAAAATGGGCATGAAGTTGGAGATGGAGTGGAGCCTCCCAGGTTCGTGACAGCTTCACTGAAAGTGGAGTTCGTAAAGCCAACCCCAAATGATGTGCCATTAATGGCCGTTGGAAAAATTCATGAGATTCATCCTAAGAAATGGAGAATCGAAACAGAGGTATTTGCGATCGATAAACTTTGCGCCCGAGGCGAGGTTGTCGCTGTGGTGATGCCAAGTACGTTTACAAGCAAAGAGTGATCGAACTCTTGGAAAAGTTCATTAAATAAGCTAATTAATATGAACGCAATCAAAAGGGAATTAAAATTTTTGCAAAGGGCCGTCCAATTATTTGGACGGTTATTTAGTGCATATGAGTATCCATTTCAAGCATGTTATCGCTATAAAGCGACATTTAGCTGGAAATCACAAACGATATATCAAAGATATTAATATACTTACATTATAAGCAAAGGGAGGTCGCAGAATGAAAATAAACGTAGAGATAGATAAGGAGATCAAGGCGA
This sequence is a window from Brevibacillus sp. JNUCC-41. Protein-coding genes within it:
- a CDS encoding PaaI family thioesterase; the encoded protein is MEENVLKAIQDDYPDEFAWCYGCGRLNKDGHHFRTGWQGEQTRTIYTPRPEHIAIPGFVYGGLIASLIDCHGTGSAALAMHRKNGHEVGDGVEPPRFVTASLKVEFVKPTPNDVPLMAVGKIHEIHPKKWRIETEVFAIDKLCARGEVVAVVMPSTFTSKE